One window of the Sander lucioperca isolate FBNREF2018 chromosome 5, SLUC_FBN_1.2, whole genome shotgun sequence genome contains the following:
- the il10ra gene encoding interleukin-10 receptor subunit alpha isoform X3, with protein sequence MGKYYGHWAIVDSCKGINQTYCDLSSLIDDYHAGYKVKVQLVAGNYTSLWTIKKKFLPNTSKFQPPSFTLWATSSTLTVYVHPKPILKKMFPFGLTYTIYLEETGQKKKNTTAYLEDDEEEDQRTKSFSSLHWGKEYCVSIKVEGNGAPSTNSVSPKQCLRLPEQEWFIIAVSSLSILGMLAIIVIIATIILCYLKRPEKTPAALKSPVSGWLPISVGEGTMEVVTDKGWFLSSYRTPVKECVKDPVTHVTVKENNDEEDRRTSLDSGVGMESNSATNTGGSPPMTHEDSGCGSLVGPESSTSCQTDYPLQDERTGMDITRKREDSGVGLACQLHSSSIILDGQDSGSLKVAGSNYRSQSRSVVQIHVCDDEEEFKQMFPDSVLAEVVTGYRAGPQSCICSGAGQCTWCHKQGHYGTEVIKQYRAVCIENGLLSSKCDFVDSYKGELTFSSYSKTTQMDTVMVDDSETTFIQLGDTFPLLTALSPLSLVEEGHDLNMNNMSLSLCDVQLKTE encoded by the exons ATGGGAAA GTACTATGGGCACTGGGCCATTGTGGACAGCTGCAAGGGGATCAATCAGACCTACTGTGACCTCAGCAGCCTTATAGATGACTATCATGCTGGCTACAAGGTCAAAGTTCAGCTGGTTGCAGGAAATTACACGTCTCTTTGGACCATAAAAAAGAAATTTCTCCCAAATACAA GCAAATTTCAGCCTCCCTCCTTCACTTTGTGGGCTACTTCCAGCACTCTGACAGTTTATGTTCACCCAAAACCCattctgaaaaaaatgtttccttttGGGCTCACCTACACCATCTATCTGGAAGagacaggacaaaaaaaaaag AATACCACAGCATACCTGGAAGATGACGAGGAGGAGGATCAGAGGACTAAGTCTTTCAGTTCCCTCCACTGGGGGAAAGAGTACTGTGTCAGCATCAAGGTGGAGGGAAATGGAGCTCCGTCCACCAACAGTGTGTCCCCTAAACAGTGTCTGCGGCTGCCAGAGCAAG AATGGTTCATAATTGCTGTATCATCCCTATCTATTCTGGGTATGTTGGCCATCATTGTTATCATAGCAACCATCATCCTATGTTACCTGAAACGTCCAGAGAAAACACCTGCTGCATTG AAATCCCCTGTTAGTGGCTGGCTTCCGATCTCTGTTGGAGAAGGGACTATGGAGGTTGTTACTGACAAAGGATGGTTCCTGTCCAGTTACAGAACACCAGTGAAAGAATGTGTCAAAGATCCAGTGACACATGTTACGGTAAAAGAGAACAATGATGAGGAGGACAGGAGGACCAGCTTGGACAGCGGCGTAGGCATGGAGTCCAACTCTGCTACAAACACCGGAGGAAGTCCTCCAATGACACATGAGGACAGTGGCTGTGGGAGCTTGGTAGGACCAGAAAGCTCCACTAGCTGTCAGACAGATTACCCCCTGCAGGATGAGAGGACTGGTATGGACATAACTAGGAAAAGGGAGGATAGTGGGGTGGGGCTAGCCTGCCAGCTTCATTCTTCTTCTATAATTCTGGATGGACAGGACAGTGGGTCTCTTAAGGTTGCTGGGAGTAATTATCGGAGCCAAAGCCGCTCTGTTGTGCAGATTCATGTCtgtgatgatgaggaggagttCAAACAGATGTTTCCTGACTCAGTTTTGGCCGAAGTGGTCACAGGTTACAGGGCTGGGCCTCAATCGTGTATCTGCTCAGGAGCAGGTCAGTGCACTTGGTGCCATAAACAAGGCCATTATGGAACTGAAGTTATCAAACAATACAGAGCTGTGTGCATCGAAAATGGACTACTGAGCAGCAAATGTGATTTTGTGGACTCTTACAAAGGGGAGCTTACATTTTCAAGTTATtctaaaacaacacaaatggACACTGTCATGGTGGATGACTCAGAAACAACTTTTATACAACTGGGGGACACTTTCCCTCTGCTAACAGCTCTATCGCCACTGTCCCTAGTGGAGGAAGGACATGACCTCAATATGAACAAtatgtccctctctctctgtgatgtACAGCTGAAGACTGAATGA
- the il10ra gene encoding interleukin-10 receptor subunit alpha isoform X2, whose protein sequence is MDMSNKTPILVFLIIYINCVSGKNVPKPDDLQVNILDGEVIALWKRPVDAPSNSQYNVEMGKYYGHWAIVDSCKGINQTYCDLSSLIDDYHAGYKVKVQLVAGNYTSLWTIKKKFLPNTSKFQPPSFTLWATSSTLTVYVHPKPILKKMFPFGLTYTIYLEETGQKKKNTTAYLEDDEEEDQRTKSFSSLHWGKEYCVSIKVEGNGAPSTNSVSPKQCLRLPEQEWFIIAVSSLSILGMLAIIVIIATIILCYLKRPEKTPAALKSPVSGWLPISVGEGTMEVVTDKGWFLSSYRTPVKECVKDPVTHVTVKENNDEEDRRTSLDSGVGMESNSATNTGGSPPMTHEDSGCGSLVGPESSTSCQTDYPLQDERTGMDITRKREDSGVGLACQLHSSSIILDGQDSGSLKVAGSNYRSQSRSVVQIHVCDDEEEFKQMFPDSVLAEVVTGYRAGPQSCICSGAGQCTWCHKQGHYGTEVIKQYRAVCIENGLLSSKCDFVDSYKGELTFSSYSKTTQMDTVMVDDSETTFIQLGDTFPLLTALSPLSLVEEGHDLNMNNMSLSLCDVQLKTE, encoded by the exons ATGGATATGAGCAATAAGACACCGATTCTTGTCTTCCTGATTATCTACATAAACTGTGTGTCAG GAAAGAACGTCCCTAAGCCTGACGACCTGCAGGTGAATATTTTGGATGGGGAGGTAATAGCACTTTGGAAACGACCTGTGGACGCCCCCTCAAACTCCCAGTACAATGTAGAAATGGGAAA GTACTATGGGCACTGGGCCATTGTGGACAGCTGCAAGGGGATCAATCAGACCTACTGTGACCTCAGCAGCCTTATAGATGACTATCATGCTGGCTACAAGGTCAAAGTTCAGCTGGTTGCAGGAAATTACACGTCTCTTTGGACCATAAAAAAGAAATTTCTCCCAAATACAA GCAAATTTCAGCCTCCCTCCTTCACTTTGTGGGCTACTTCCAGCACTCTGACAGTTTATGTTCACCCAAAACCCattctgaaaaaaatgtttccttttGGGCTCACCTACACCATCTATCTGGAAGagacaggacaaaaaaaaaag AATACCACAGCATACCTGGAAGATGACGAGGAGGAGGATCAGAGGACTAAGTCTTTCAGTTCCCTCCACTGGGGGAAAGAGTACTGTGTCAGCATCAAGGTGGAGGGAAATGGAGCTCCGTCCACCAACAGTGTGTCCCCTAAACAGTGTCTGCGGCTGCCAGAGCAAG AATGGTTCATAATTGCTGTATCATCCCTATCTATTCTGGGTATGTTGGCCATCATTGTTATCATAGCAACCATCATCCTATGTTACCTGAAACGTCCAGAGAAAACACCTGCTGCATTG AAATCCCCTGTTAGTGGCTGGCTTCCGATCTCTGTTGGAGAAGGGACTATGGAGGTTGTTACTGACAAAGGATGGTTCCTGTCCAGTTACAGAACACCAGTGAAAGAATGTGTCAAAGATCCAGTGACACATGTTACGGTAAAAGAGAACAATGATGAGGAGGACAGGAGGACCAGCTTGGACAGCGGCGTAGGCATGGAGTCCAACTCTGCTACAAACACCGGAGGAAGTCCTCCAATGACACATGAGGACAGTGGCTGTGGGAGCTTGGTAGGACCAGAAAGCTCCACTAGCTGTCAGACAGATTACCCCCTGCAGGATGAGAGGACTGGTATGGACATAACTAGGAAAAGGGAGGATAGTGGGGTGGGGCTAGCCTGCCAGCTTCATTCTTCTTCTATAATTCTGGATGGACAGGACAGTGGGTCTCTTAAGGTTGCTGGGAGTAATTATCGGAGCCAAAGCCGCTCTGTTGTGCAGATTCATGTCtgtgatgatgaggaggagttCAAACAGATGTTTCCTGACTCAGTTTTGGCCGAAGTGGTCACAGGTTACAGGGCTGGGCCTCAATCGTGTATCTGCTCAGGAGCAGGTCAGTGCACTTGGTGCCATAAACAAGGCCATTATGGAACTGAAGTTATCAAACAATACAGAGCTGTGTGCATCGAAAATGGACTACTGAGCAGCAAATGTGATTTTGTGGACTCTTACAAAGGGGAGCTTACATTTTCAAGTTATtctaaaacaacacaaatggACACTGTCATGGTGGATGACTCAGAAACAACTTTTATACAACTGGGGGACACTTTCCCTCTGCTAACAGCTCTATCGCCACTGTCCCTAGTGGAGGAAGGACATGACCTCAATATGAACAAtatgtccctctctctctgtgatgtACAGCTGAAGACTGAATGA
- the il10ra gene encoding interleukin-10 receptor subunit alpha isoform X1 — protein sequence MDMSNKTPILVFLIIYINCVSAGKNVPKPDDLQVNILDGEVIALWKRPVDAPSNSQYNVEMGKYYGHWAIVDSCKGINQTYCDLSSLIDDYHAGYKVKVQLVAGNYTSLWTIKKKFLPNTSKFQPPSFTLWATSSTLTVYVHPKPILKKMFPFGLTYTIYLEETGQKKKNTTAYLEDDEEEDQRTKSFSSLHWGKEYCVSIKVEGNGAPSTNSVSPKQCLRLPEQEWFIIAVSSLSILGMLAIIVIIATIILCYLKRPEKTPAALKSPVSGWLPISVGEGTMEVVTDKGWFLSSYRTPVKECVKDPVTHVTVKENNDEEDRRTSLDSGVGMESNSATNTGGSPPMTHEDSGCGSLVGPESSTSCQTDYPLQDERTGMDITRKREDSGVGLACQLHSSSIILDGQDSGSLKVAGSNYRSQSRSVVQIHVCDDEEEFKQMFPDSVLAEVVTGYRAGPQSCICSGAGQCTWCHKQGHYGTEVIKQYRAVCIENGLLSSKCDFVDSYKGELTFSSYSKTTQMDTVMVDDSETTFIQLGDTFPLLTALSPLSLVEEGHDLNMNNMSLSLCDVQLKTE from the exons ATGGATATGAGCAATAAGACACCGATTCTTGTCTTCCTGATTATCTACATAAACTGTGTGTCAG CAGGAAAGAACGTCCCTAAGCCTGACGACCTGCAGGTGAATATTTTGGATGGGGAGGTAATAGCACTTTGGAAACGACCTGTGGACGCCCCCTCAAACTCCCAGTACAATGTAGAAATGGGAAA GTACTATGGGCACTGGGCCATTGTGGACAGCTGCAAGGGGATCAATCAGACCTACTGTGACCTCAGCAGCCTTATAGATGACTATCATGCTGGCTACAAGGTCAAAGTTCAGCTGGTTGCAGGAAATTACACGTCTCTTTGGACCATAAAAAAGAAATTTCTCCCAAATACAA GCAAATTTCAGCCTCCCTCCTTCACTTTGTGGGCTACTTCCAGCACTCTGACAGTTTATGTTCACCCAAAACCCattctgaaaaaaatgtttccttttGGGCTCACCTACACCATCTATCTGGAAGagacaggacaaaaaaaaaag AATACCACAGCATACCTGGAAGATGACGAGGAGGAGGATCAGAGGACTAAGTCTTTCAGTTCCCTCCACTGGGGGAAAGAGTACTGTGTCAGCATCAAGGTGGAGGGAAATGGAGCTCCGTCCACCAACAGTGTGTCCCCTAAACAGTGTCTGCGGCTGCCAGAGCAAG AATGGTTCATAATTGCTGTATCATCCCTATCTATTCTGGGTATGTTGGCCATCATTGTTATCATAGCAACCATCATCCTATGTTACCTGAAACGTCCAGAGAAAACACCTGCTGCATTG AAATCCCCTGTTAGTGGCTGGCTTCCGATCTCTGTTGGAGAAGGGACTATGGAGGTTGTTACTGACAAAGGATGGTTCCTGTCCAGTTACAGAACACCAGTGAAAGAATGTGTCAAAGATCCAGTGACACATGTTACGGTAAAAGAGAACAATGATGAGGAGGACAGGAGGACCAGCTTGGACAGCGGCGTAGGCATGGAGTCCAACTCTGCTACAAACACCGGAGGAAGTCCTCCAATGACACATGAGGACAGTGGCTGTGGGAGCTTGGTAGGACCAGAAAGCTCCACTAGCTGTCAGACAGATTACCCCCTGCAGGATGAGAGGACTGGTATGGACATAACTAGGAAAAGGGAGGATAGTGGGGTGGGGCTAGCCTGCCAGCTTCATTCTTCTTCTATAATTCTGGATGGACAGGACAGTGGGTCTCTTAAGGTTGCTGGGAGTAATTATCGGAGCCAAAGCCGCTCTGTTGTGCAGATTCATGTCtgtgatgatgaggaggagttCAAACAGATGTTTCCTGACTCAGTTTTGGCCGAAGTGGTCACAGGTTACAGGGCTGGGCCTCAATCGTGTATCTGCTCAGGAGCAGGTCAGTGCACTTGGTGCCATAAACAAGGCCATTATGGAACTGAAGTTATCAAACAATACAGAGCTGTGTGCATCGAAAATGGACTACTGAGCAGCAAATGTGATTTTGTGGACTCTTACAAAGGGGAGCTTACATTTTCAAGTTATtctaaaacaacacaaatggACACTGTCATGGTGGATGACTCAGAAACAACTTTTATACAACTGGGGGACACTTTCCCTCTGCTAACAGCTCTATCGCCACTGTCCCTAGTGGAGGAAGGACATGACCTCAATATGAACAAtatgtccctctctctctgtgatgtACAGCTGAAGACTGAATGA